The Streptococcus oralis Uo5 genome includes a window with the following:
- a CDS encoding ABC transporter permease encodes MKKTTSKLFVVPYMLWIALFVLAPLVLIFGQSFFNIEGQFSLENYKSYFASQNLTYLKMSFNSVLYAGIVTLVTLLISYPTALFLTRLKHRQLWLMLIILPTWINLLLKAYAFIGIFGQNGSINQFLEFIGIGSQQLLFTDFSFIFVASYIELPFMILPIFNVLDDMDNNLINASYDLGATKWETFRHVIFPLSMNGVRSGVQSVFIPSLSLFMLTRLIGGNRVITLGTAIEQNFLTNDNYGMGSTIGVILILTMFLTMWVTKERRER; translated from the coding sequence ATGAAGAAAACAACCTCTAAACTCTTTGTAGTGCCCTACATGCTTTGGATTGCCCTCTTTGTTCTCGCACCCTTGGTCTTGATTTTCGGTCAATCCTTTTTCAACATTGAAGGGCAGTTTAGTTTAGAAAACTATAAATCCTACTTTGCGTCACAAAACTTGACCTATCTCAAAATGAGCTTCAACTCTGTGCTTTATGCAGGGATTGTCACCTTGGTAACACTGCTCATCAGCTATCCAACAGCCCTCTTTTTGACTCGTCTCAAGCACCGTCAACTCTGGCTCATGCTGATTATCTTGCCAACCTGGATCAATCTGCTCCTTAAGGCCTATGCCTTTATCGGAATTTTTGGTCAAAATGGCTCTATTAACCAATTTTTGGAATTTATCGGAATCGGTTCGCAGCAATTGCTCTTTACGGATTTCTCCTTTATCTTTGTCGCAAGCTACATCGAGCTTCCCTTTATGATTTTGCCGATTTTCAATGTCTTGGATGATATGGATAACAATCTCATCAATGCCAGCTATGACCTCGGTGCGACCAAGTGGGAAACTTTCCGCCATGTTATCTTCCCCCTTTCTATGAACGGGGTGAGAAGTGGGGTTCAGTCTGTCTTTATCCCTAGTTTGAGTCTCTTCATGCTGACACGTTTGATTGGTGGGAACCGCGTTATCACGCTGGGAACGGCTATTGAGCAGAACTTTCTAACCAATGACAACTACGGTATGGGTTCTACCATCGGTGTGATCCTCATCCTGACCATGTTTCTCACCATGTGGGTGACCAAGGAAAGGAGAGAACGATGA
- a CDS encoding ABC transporter permease — MKKFANLYLAFVFIILYLPIFYLIGYAFNAGDDMNSFTGFSLSHFKTMFGDGRLMLILTQTFFLAFLSALIATIIGTFGAIYIYQSRKKYQEAFLSLNNILMVAPDVMIGASFLILFTQLKFSLGFLTVLSSHVAFSIPIVVLMVLPRLKEMNDDMIHAAYDLGASQFQMFKEIMLPYLTPSIIAGYFMAFTYSLDDFAVTFFVTGNGFSTLSVEIYSRARKGISLEINALSALVFLFSIILVVGYYFISREKEEQA, encoded by the coding sequence ATGAAAAAATTTGCCAATCTCTACCTAGCCTTTGTCTTTATCATCCTTTATTTGCCGATTTTTTACTTGATTGGCTATGCCTTTAATGCTGGCGATGATATGAACAGCTTTACAGGCTTTAGCTTGAGCCATTTTAAAACCATGTTTGGTGATGGTCGCCTCATGTTGATCCTCACCCAAACCTTTTTCTTGGCCTTTTTATCAGCCTTGATTGCGACCATTATCGGGACTTTTGGTGCTATCTATATCTACCAGTCTCGTAAGAAATACCAAGAAGCCTTTTTATCACTCAATAATATCCTCATGGTTGCGCCTGACGTTATGATTGGTGCCAGCTTCTTGATTCTCTTTACCCAGCTTAAGTTTTCACTTGGATTTTTGACGGTTCTATCTAGTCACGTGGCCTTTTCCATCCCTATCGTAGTCTTGATGGTCTTGCCTCGCCTCAAGGAAATGAATGATGATATGATTCACGCGGCTTATGACCTAGGTGCCAGCCAGTTTCAGATGTTTAAAGAAATCATGCTTCCGTACCTGACACCGTCTATCATTGCAGGTTATTTCATGGCTTTCACCTATTCGCTGGATGACTTTGCCGTGACCTTCTTCGTAACGGGAAATGGTTTTTCAACCCTGTCAGTCGAGATTTACTCTCGCGCTCGTAAGGGAATCTCGTTAGAAATCAATGCACTGTCTGCCCTTGTCTTTCTCTTTAGTATTATCCTAGTTGTAGGTTATTACTTTATCTCACGTGAGAAGGAGGAGCAAGCATGA
- a CDS encoding ABC transporter substrate-binding protein has protein sequence MKKLYSFLAGIAAIILVLWGIASHLDSKINSRDSQKLVIYNWGDYIDPELLEKFTEETGIQVQYETFDSNEAMYTKIKQGGTTYDIAIPSEYMINKMKDEDLLVPLDYSKIEGIENIGPEFLNQSFDPGNKFSIPYFWGTLGIVYNETMVEEAPEHWDDLWKPEYKDSIMLFDGAREVLGLGLNSLGYSLNSKDPQQLEETVDKLYELTPNIKAIVADEMKGYMIQNNAAIGVTFSGEARQMLEKNPNLKYVVPTEASNLWFDNMVIPKTVKNQDAAYAFINFMLKPENALKNAEYVGYSTPNLPAKEMLPEETKEDKSFYPDADTMKHLEVYEKFDHKWTGKYSDLFLQFKMYRK, from the coding sequence ATGAAAAAACTCTATTCATTTTTAGCAGGAATTGCAGCGATTATCCTTGTCTTGTGGGGGATTGCGTCTCATCTAGATAGTAAAATCAACAGTCGAGATAGCCAAAAACTGGTTATCTACAACTGGGGAGACTACATTGATCCAGAACTTTTGGAGAAATTCACAGAAGAAACAGGGATCCAAGTCCAGTACGAGACCTTTGACTCCAACGAAGCCATGTATACCAAGATCAAGCAGGGTGGAACAACCTATGATATTGCCATCCCAAGTGAATACATGATCAACAAGATGAAGGACGAAGACCTCTTAGTTCCGCTTGATTATTCAAAAATTGAAGGCATCGAGAATATCGGACCAGAGTTCCTCAACCAGTCTTTTGACCCGGGAAATAAATTCTCCATTCCTTACTTCTGGGGAACCTTGGGAATTGTTTACAATGAAACCATGGTGGAGGAGGCACCTGAGCATTGGGATGACCTCTGGAAACCAGAATACAAGGATTCCATCATGCTCTTTGATGGGGCGCGTGAGGTGCTGGGACTCGGGCTTAACTCACTCGGTTACAGTCTCAACTCCAAGGATCCTCAGCAGCTGGAAGAGACAGTGGATAAGCTCTACGAACTGACTCCAAATATCAAGGCAATTGTGGCGGACGAGATGAAGGGTTACATGATTCAGAACAACGCCGCTATCGGTGTGACTTTCTCTGGGGAAGCTAGGCAGATGTTGGAGAAAAATCCTAACCTCAAGTATGTCGTTCCGACTGAGGCCAGCAATCTCTGGTTTGATAACATGGTCATTCCAAAAACCGTGAAAAACCAAGATGCTGCCTATGCCTTTATCAACTTTATGTTGAAACCCGAAAATGCTCTGAAAAATGCGGAGTATGTAGGCTACTCAACACCAAACCTACCAGCCAAGGAAATGCTCCCAGAGGAGACCAAGGAAGATAAATCATTCTATCCTGATGCTGATACCATGAAACACCTAGAAGTTTATGAGAAATTTGACCATAAATGGACAGGAAAATACAGCGACCTCTTCCTACAATTTAAAATGTATCGGAAGTAG
- a CDS encoding GIY-YIG nuclease family protein — protein sequence MTDAKTGKLYVGSAYGDNGVYGRWSAYLSEGYDKSEMEENRYPNKRLCEIVEKYGISYIKKYFQYSLLEIFPKNEVGKQKALQRERYWKKVLKSKEHGYNAN from the coding sequence ATTACTGATGCTAAGACAGGAAAGCTCTATGTCGGTTCTGCTTATGGAGATAATGGAGTCTATGGAAGATGGTCTGCATACTTAAGTGAAGGTTATGATAAATCCGAAATGGAAGAAAATCGTTATCCGAATAAAAGATTGTGTGAAATAGTCGAAAAATATGGAATCAGCTATATTAAAAAGTATTTCCAATATAGTTTATTAGAGATTTTTCCAAAGAATGAAGTTGGGAAACAAAAGGCACTCCAACGTGAAAGATATTGGAAGAAAGTATTAAAATCAAAGGAACATGGTTATAATGCCAATTAG
- a CDS encoding LURP-one-related/scramblase family protein, with protein MKTFLVKQKFRLGGERFDIKDDRGVVNYQVEGSFFQIPKTFTIYDAYGEQISEISKEFFTLLPRFTIQLRNGSNFVIRKKLTFFRDKYEFDNLGLRIEGNIWDLNFKLLDDRDQVIAEIRKEIFHLTSTYTVTVYEDSYADLVISLCVAIDYVEMLESQSN; from the coding sequence ATGAAGACATTTCTCGTGAAACAAAAGTTTCGTCTTGGGGGCGAACGCTTCGATATCAAGGATGATAGAGGTGTGGTAAACTATCAGGTGGAGGGCTCTTTCTTCCAAATTCCTAAGACCTTTACCATCTATGACGCCTATGGTGAGCAAATCAGTGAGATTAGTAAAGAATTTTTCACCTTGCTTCCTCGCTTTACTATTCAGCTACGAAATGGTTCCAATTTCGTCATTCGTAAGAAGTTGACCTTCTTTCGAGATAAGTATGAGTTTGACAATCTGGGGCTTCGTATCGAGGGCAATATCTGGGATTTGAATTTCAAATTGTTGGATGACCGCGACCAAGTGATTGCCGAGATTCGGAAAGAGATTTTCCATTTGACATCAACTTACACCGTAACCGTCTATGAAGACTCTTATGCAGACCTAGTCATTTCCCTCTGTGTCGCGATTGACTATGTGGAGATGCTGGAAAGCCAATCAAATTAA
- the alaS gene encoding alanine--tRNA ligase: MKQLSSAQVRQMWLDFWASKGHSVEPSVSLVPVNDPTLLWINSGVATLKKYFDGTIIPENPRITNAQKAIRTNDIENVGKTARHHTMFEMLGNFSIGDYFRDEAITWAYELLTSPEWFDFPADKLYMTYYPEDKDSYNRWIEVGVDPSHLIPIEDNFWEIGAGPSGPDTEIFFDRGEAFDPENIGIRLLAEDIENDRYIEIWNIVLSQFNADPAVPRSEYKELPHKNIDTGAGLERLVAVIQGAKTNFETDLFMPIIREVEKLSGKVYDQDGDNMSFKVIADHIRSLSFAIGDGALPGNEGRGYVLRRLLRRASMHGQKLGINEPFLYKLVPTVGKIMESYYPEVLEKRDFIEKIVKSEEESFARTLHSGQHFAQGIVADLKEKGQSVIAGQDVFKLYDTYGFPVELTEEIAEEAGMTVDREGFEAAMKEQQERARASAVKGGSMGMQNETLQNITVESVFNYNASQLPSKLVAIVADNAEVEAVSEGTASLIFAETPFYAEMGGQVADHGQILDAKGNVVATVTDVQKAPNGQALHTVEVLAPLALNQEYTLAIDTNRRHRVMKNHTATHLLHAALHNILGHHATQAGSLNEVEFLRFDFTHFQAVTPEELRAIEQQVNEKIWEAIAVETIETDIDTAKEMGAMALFGEKYGKEVRVVTIGDYSVELCGGTHVGNTSEIGLFKIVKEEGIGSGTRRILAVTGKEAFEAYREQEDALKAVAATLKAPQLKEVPHKVEGLQEQLRQLQKENAELKEKAAAAAAGDVFKDVNEANGHRYIASQVSVSDAGALRTFADNWKQKDYSDVLVLVAAIGDKVNVLVASKTKDVHAGNLVKELAPIVDGRGGGKPDMAMAGGSNQAKIQDLLDAVAGKL, translated from the coding sequence ATGAAACAACTATCTAGTGCTCAAGTTCGCCAAATGTGGCTAGATTTCTGGGCAAGCAAAGGCCACTCTGTAGAACCATCAGTCAGCTTGGTTCCTGTAAATGACCCAACTCTTTTGTGGATTAACTCTGGGGTAGCAACCCTTAAGAAATACTTTGACGGAACCATTATCCCTGAAAATCCACGTATTACCAATGCGCAAAAAGCTATCCGTACCAACGATATCGAAAATGTCGGAAAAACTGCCCGTCACCATACCATGTTTGAAATGTTGGGGAACTTCTCTATCGGGGATTACTTCCGTGATGAAGCCATCACTTGGGCTTATGAGCTTTTGACAAGCCCAGAATGGTTTGACTTTCCAGCTGATAAACTCTACATGACCTACTATCCAGAAGATAAGGATTCTTACAACCGCTGGATTGAAGTAGGAGTGGACCCAAGTCACTTGATTCCAATCGAAGATAACTTCTGGGAAATCGGTGCGGGACCTTCTGGACCTGATACTGAGATCTTCTTTGACCGTGGAGAAGCCTTTGACCCAGAAAACATCGGTATTCGCCTGCTTGCAGAAGATATCGAAAACGACCGTTACATCGAAATCTGGAATATCGTTTTGTCACAATTTAACGCTGACCCTGCTGTTCCTCGTAGCGAGTACAAGGAATTGCCACATAAAAACATCGATACGGGCGCTGGTTTGGAGCGTTTGGTGGCCGTTATCCAAGGAGCTAAGACAAACTTTGAAACGGACCTCTTCATGCCGATTATTCGTGAAGTTGAGAAATTATCTGGTAAGGTCTACGACCAAGATGGCGACAACATGAGCTTCAAGGTCATTGCTGACCATATCCGTTCTCTTTCATTTGCCATCGGTGATGGTGCCCTTCCTGGAAATGAAGGTCGTGGTTATGTTCTTCGTCGTTTGCTTCGTCGTGCTTCTATGCACGGTCAAAAATTGGGTATCAACGAGCCTTTCCTTTACAAACTCGTTCCAACTGTTGGAAAAATCATGGAAAGCTACTACCCAGAAGTGCTTGAAAAACGTGACTTTATCGAAAAAATCGTTAAGAGCGAAGAAGAGTCATTTGCCCGTACCCTTCATTCAGGTCAACACTTTGCCCAAGGCATCGTAGCTGACTTGAAAGAAAAAGGTCAATCTGTTATCGCTGGGCAAGATGTCTTCAAACTCTACGATACATACGGATTCCCAGTTGAATTGACAGAAGAAATCGCTGAAGAAGCTGGGATGACTGTAGACCGTGAAGGTTTTGAAGCAGCCATGAAAGAGCAGCAAGAACGTGCGCGTGCGTCAGCTGTCAAAGGTGGCTCAATGGGAATGCAAAATGAAACCCTTCAAAACATTACAGTGGAAAGTGTCTTCAACTACAATGCCAGCCAATTGCCTTCTAAGTTGGTGGCTATCGTAGCGGACAATGCTGAAGTAGAAGCTGTATCTGAAGGAACTGCCTCTCTTATCTTTGCAGAGACTCCATTCTACGCTGAAATGGGTGGACAAGTAGCTGACCACGGTCAAATCTTGGATGCTAAAGGAAATGTCGTAGCGACTGTAACGGACGTGCAAAAAGCACCAAACGGACAAGCTCTTCATACTGTCGAAGTTCTTGCACCACTTGCTTTGAATCAAGAATATACCTTGGCAATCGATACTAATCGCCGTCACCGTGTCATGAAAAACCACACAGCGACTCACTTGCTCCATGCGGCTCTTCACAATATCCTTGGCCACCATGCAACTCAAGCAGGATCTCTGAACGAAGTAGAATTCCTACGCTTTGACTTCACTCACTTCCAAGCCGTAACTCCTGAAGAGTTGCGCGCCATTGAACAGCAAGTCAATGAGAAAATCTGGGAAGCAATTGCAGTAGAGACTATTGAAACAGATATTGACACTGCTAAAGAAATGGGAGCTATGGCCCTCTTTGGTGAGAAATACGGTAAGGAAGTCCGTGTTGTAACCATTGGTGACTACTCAGTGGAACTTTGTGGTGGTACCCACGTTGGCAACACTTCTGAGATTGGTCTCTTCAAGATTGTCAAAGAAGAAGGAATCGGATCAGGAACTCGCCGTATCTTGGCAGTAACTGGTAAGGAAGCCTTTGAAGCTTATCGCGAACAAGAAGATGCTCTGAAAGCAGTAGCAGCAACCTTGAAAGCACCTCAACTCAAGGAAGTACCTCACAAAGTCGAAGGACTTCAAGAGCAACTCCGCCAATTGCAAAAAGAAAATGCAGAATTGAAGGAAAAAGCAGCAGCAGCCGCCGCAGGTGATGTCTTCAAGGATGTGAATGAAGCAAATGGTCACCGTTACATTGCAAGCCAGGTTTCTGTATCAGACGCAGGTGCCCTTCGTACCTTTGCGGACAACTGGAAACAAAAAGACTACTCTGATGTGCTTGTTCTTGTCGCAGCCATCGGTGACAAGGTGAACGTTCTTGTAGCTAGCAAGACAAAAGATGTGCATGCAGGAAACCTTGTCAAAGAATTGGCTCCAATCGTCGATGGACGTGGTGGTGGTAAACCAGACATGGCCATGGCAGGAGGAAGCAACCAAGCGAAAATCCAAGACTTGTTGGATGCAGTAGCAGGTAAATTATAA
- a CDS encoding alpha-amylase, with protein MQNQTLMQYFEWYLPHDGQHWARLTNDAEHLANLGISHVWMPPAFKATNEKDVGYGVYDLFDLGEFHQKGTVRTKYGFKEDYLQAIQALKAQGIQPMADVVLNHKAAADHMEAFQVIEVDPEDRTVQLSEPFTINGWTHFTFDGRQDIYNDFHWHWYHFTGTDYDAKRRKSGIYLIQGDNKGWANEELVDNENGNYDYLMYADLDFKHPEVIQNIYDWADWFMETTGVAGFRLDAVKHIDSFFMGNFIRDMKEKYGQDFYVFGEFWNPDKEANLDYLEKTEERFDLVDVRLHQNLFEASQAGASYDLRTIFTDSLVELKPDKAVTFVDNHDTQRGQALESTVEEWFKPAAYALILLREQGLPCVFYGDYYGISGQFAQQDFREVLDRLLTIRKDMAYGEQTDYFDDANCIGWVRSGAEHQSPIAVLISNDQENSKAMFVGQEWAEQTFIDLLENHPAQVTINAEGYGEFPVAAGSVSVWAAK; from the coding sequence ATGCAAAATCAGACACTTATGCAATACTTTGAATGGTATCTGCCTCATGACGGCCAGCACTGGGCTAGACTAACAAATGACGCAGAGCACCTAGCAAACCTTGGTATCAGCCATGTCTGGATGCCACCTGCCTTCAAGGCAACCAACGAAAAAGATGTAGGCTATGGTGTTTACGATCTTTTTGACCTAGGCGAATTTCACCAAAAAGGGACTGTCCGTACCAAGTATGGGTTTAAAGAAGACTATCTTCAGGCCATTCAAGCCCTAAAGGCACAGGGAATTCAACCTATGGCTGATGTGGTGCTCAATCACAAGGCTGCTGCCGATCATATGGAAGCCTTTCAGGTTATTGAAGTGGATCCTGAGGATCGTACTGTTCAACTAAGCGAGCCCTTTACTATCAACGGCTGGACTCACTTTACTTTCGATGGCCGCCAAGATATCTACAATGACTTCCACTGGCACTGGTACCACTTCACAGGTACAGACTATGATGCCAAGCGCCGTAAGTCTGGCATTTACCTGATCCAGGGGGACAACAAGGGCTGGGCAAATGAGGAATTGGTCGATAACGAAAACGGTAACTACGACTACCTCATGTATGCTGACCTAGACTTTAAGCATCCTGAAGTCATCCAAAACATCTATGACTGGGCTGACTGGTTCATGGAAACGACTGGTGTGGCTGGTTTCCGTTTGGATGCCGTTAAGCACATCGACTCCTTCTTTATGGGCAATTTCATCCGTGATATGAAGGAAAAATACGGTCAAGATTTCTATGTTTTTGGGGAATTTTGGAATCCAGACAAGGAAGCCAATCTAGACTATCTTGAGAAAACAGAAGAACGTTTTGACCTTGTCGATGTTCGACTCCACCAAAACCTCTTTGAAGCTAGTCAGGCTGGAGCAAGCTACGACCTTCGTACTATCTTTACTGATAGCTTGGTTGAACTCAAGCCTGACAAGGCTGTCACTTTCGTTGACAACCATGATACTCAACGAGGACAGGCCCTTGAGTCTACTGTTGAAGAATGGTTTAAGCCAGCAGCCTATGCCCTTATCCTTCTTCGTGAGCAAGGTCTTCCATGTGTCTTTTATGGAGACTATTACGGCATTTCAGGGCAATTTGCTCAACAAGATTTCAGAGAAGTTCTTGATCGTCTCCTAACCATCCGAAAAGACATGGCCTATGGAGAGCAAACAGACTACTTTGACGATGCCAACTGTATCGGATGGGTACGTTCAGGTGCTGAACATCAATCCCCAATCGCTGTCCTTATCTCAAATGACCAAGAAAACAGCAAGGCTATGTTTGTCGGGCAAGAATGGGCTGAACAAACCTTTATTGACCTCCTTGAAAATCATCCAGCACAAGTTACAATCAATGCTGAAGGTTATGGAGAATTTCCAGTAGCAGCGGGTTCAGTCAGTGTCTGGGCGGCAAAATAA
- a CDS encoding class I SAM-dependent rRNA methyltransferase: MNRIRVSRRVEKKLAKGLVLLEASDLTDIELTDQAVEVLSQDGKFLGSAYLSQQNKGIGWFISKEKVRFNQAFFEILFCKAKEVRKPYYQDDLTTAFRLFNQEGDGFGGLTVDLYGDYAVFSWYNSFVYQIREQIVKAFKEVFPEVLGAYEKIRYKGLDYESAYVYGEEAPDDFTVLENGVLYQVFMNDGLMTGIFLDQHEVRGSLVDGLAMGKSLLNMFSYTAAFSVAAAMGGASETTSVDLAKRSRELSEAHFQANGLSTDNHRFIVMDVFEYFKYAKRKGLTYDVIVLDPPSFARNKKQTFSVAKDYHKLISQSLEILNPGGIIIASTNAANVSRQKFTEQIDKGFAGRRYQILNQYGLPADFAYNKKDESSNYLKVISMKVSR, encoded by the coding sequence ATGAATAGAATTAGGGTCAGCAGACGTGTTGAAAAAAAGCTAGCTAAGGGTCTAGTTCTTTTGGAAGCGAGTGATTTAACAGATATTGAACTGACGGATCAGGCAGTAGAAGTTCTTAGTCAAGACGGAAAGTTTTTAGGGAGCGCCTATCTTTCTCAGCAGAACAAGGGAATCGGTTGGTTCATCAGCAAGGAAAAGGTTCGTTTCAATCAAGCCTTTTTTGAAATTCTGTTTTGTAAGGCCAAGGAAGTTAGAAAGCCTTATTATCAAGATGACTTAACTACTGCCTTTCGCCTTTTTAACCAAGAGGGGGATGGTTTTGGTGGTCTGACTGTTGATCTCTATGGAGATTATGCTGTCTTTTCTTGGTACAACTCCTTTGTTTACCAGATTCGTGAGCAGATAGTAAAGGCTTTTAAGGAAGTTTTTCCTGAGGTTTTGGGGGCTTATGAAAAGATTCGTTATAAAGGTCTAGACTATGAGTCTGCTTATGTTTATGGTGAGGAAGCGCCAGATGATTTTACTGTTCTTGAGAATGGCGTACTCTATCAAGTCTTTATGAATGATGGCTTGATGACAGGGATTTTCCTAGACCAGCACGAGGTTCGTGGGAGTCTGGTTGACGGTCTAGCCATGGGCAAATCCTTGCTCAATATGTTTTCCTATACGGCTGCCTTTTCAGTTGCTGCAGCTATGGGAGGCGCGAGTGAGACGACTTCTGTCGACTTGGCCAAACGGTCTAGAGAGCTGTCAGAGGCTCATTTTCAAGCAAATGGACTCAGCACGGACAATCATCGTTTTATCGTCATGGATGTCTTTGAGTACTTTAAGTATGCCAAGCGAAAAGGCTTGACCTATGATGTGATTGTGCTTGATCCGCCGAGTTTTGCTCGAAATAAAAAACAAACTTTCTCTGTAGCTAAGGACTATCACAAGTTGATTTCCCAGAGTCTAGAGATTTTAAATCCGGGAGGGATTATCATTGCCAGTACTAATGCTGCCAATGTTTCCCGCCAGAAATTTACAGAACAAATTGATAAAGGTTTTGCAGGAAGAAGGTATCAGATTTTAAACCAATATGGTCTTCCAGCAGACTTTGCCTATAATAAAAAAGATGAAAGCAGTAATTACCTCAAGGTGATTAGTATGAAGGTTAGTAGATGA
- the aroD gene encoding type I 3-dehydroquinate dehydratase, whose translation MKLIVSVMPRSLEEAQELDATRYEEADIIEWRADFLTKDAILQVAPAIFEKFAGRELVFTLRTRAEGGEIELSSEEYVQIIKEVTQLYQPDYVDFEYFSYKDVFEEMLDFPNLVLSYHNFQETPENMMEILSELTSLSPKVVKVSVMAHTEQDVLDLMNYTRGFKTLNPEQEYVTISMGKMGKVSRITSDVTGSSWSFASLDEASAPGQISLSNMKKIREILDEA comes from the coding sequence ATGAAATTAATCGTTTCAGTAATGCCAAGAAGTTTAGAAGAAGCGCAAGAACTGGATGCCACTAGGTATGAAGAGGCCGATATCATTGAGTGGCGTGCGGACTTTCTTACAAAGGACGCTATTTTACAGGTAGCACCCGCTATCTTTGAGAAATTTGCAGGACGCGAACTTGTCTTTACCCTTCGGACTCGCGCTGAGGGAGGAGAAATCGAACTGTCCTCTGAGGAGTATGTTCAAATCATCAAGGAAGTCACTCAACTTTATCAACCAGACTATGTGGATTTTGAGTACTTCAGCTACAAGGATGTTTTTGAGGAAATGTTGGATTTTCCAAATCTCGTATTGAGCTATCATAATTTCCAGGAGACACCTGAAAACATGATGGAGATTTTGTCTGAGTTGACCAGTCTCTCTCCAAAAGTAGTCAAGGTATCAGTTATGGCCCATACGGAGCAGGATGTTTTAGACCTGATGAACTACACACGAGGATTTAAAACACTCAATCCTGAGCAAGAATACGTAACCATTTCCATGGGGAAAATGGGCAAGGTATCACGCATTACTTCAGATGTGACGGGTTCGAGTTGGTCATTTGCTAGTCTGGATGAAGCGAGTGCCCCAGGTCAGATTTCTCTATCAAACATGAAAAAAATTAGGGAGATTTTGGATGAAGCTTGA
- a CDS encoding shikimate dehydrogenase — protein MKLDGYTRLAAVVAKPIKHSISPFIHNRAFEATATNGVYVAWEIEAGDLAETVANIRRYQMFGINLSMPYKEQVLPFLDELSDEARLIGAVNTVVNHNGTLIGYNTDGKGFFKSLPSFTISGKKMTILGAGGAARSILAQAILDGVSQISVFVRSVSMEKTRPYLDKLQEQTGFKVDLYALEDLSELQEKIAKADLLVNATSVGMDGKSSPVPESIVLPEALLVADIIYQPFETPFLKWARSQGNPAVNGLGMLLYQAAEAFQLWTGKEMPTEEIWQSLTEKYK, from the coding sequence ATGAAGCTTGATGGCTATACGCGTTTAGCTGCAGTTGTTGCAAAACCCATCAAACACTCTATTTCACCCTTCATCCATAATAGGGCCTTTGAGGCGACAGCTACCAATGGTGTCTATGTGGCTTGGGAGATTGAAGCGGGTGACTTGGCAGAAACAGTCGCCAATATTCGCCGTTATCAGATGTTTGGAATCAACCTGTCTATGCCTTATAAGGAGCAAGTACTTCCTTTTCTGGATGAGTTGAGTGATGAGGCTCGTTTGATTGGGGCGGTCAATACTGTTGTCAATCATAATGGCACTTTAATTGGATATAATACAGATGGCAAGGGATTTTTTAAGAGCTTGCCTTCTTTTACAATTTCAGGTAAAAAGATGACCATTCTGGGCGCAGGTGGTGCGGCCAGATCAATCTTGGCACAAGCCATTTTGGATGGCGTCAGTCAGATTTCAGTTTTTGTTCGTTCAGTTTCCATGGAAAAAACAAGACCTTACCTAGACAAGTTGCAGGAGCAAACAGGTTTTAAAGTGGACTTGTATGCTTTAGAAGATCTTTCTGAACTGCAAGAAAAGATTGCCAAGGCGGACCTGCTCGTCAATGCGACTAGTGTGGGAATGGATGGCAAATCATCCCCAGTTCCTGAAAGCATAGTCTTACCAGAGGCTCTCTTGGTGGCAGACATTATTTACCAACCCTTTGAGACGCCATTTTTGAAATGGGCTAGAAGCCAGGGAAATCCAGCGGTCAATGGTCTAGGAATGTTGCTCTACCAAGCTGCTGAGGCTTTTCAACTGTGGACAGGTAAGGAAATGCCAACAGAAGAAATTTGGCAGTCCTTAACAGAAAAATATAAATAG